The Panicum virgatum strain AP13 chromosome 5K, P.virgatum_v5, whole genome shotgun sequence genome has a window encoding:
- the LOC120706506 gene encoding uncharacterized protein LOC120706506 isoform X6 produces the protein MASSSPVPVGRERSGPAAAAAESELPRSFSPPPPTSPSRLGWNSTPPPPPAAPLHASSLTASAQDPSIPLRIASHQISQIRSTSSLSGRFYSIKSSPADITPNMAANVGESTSGSNSCATFCSCATFCKVPVGNADGEDIQPLICDNGTGMVKAGLAGDDAPRAFFPSIVGLPCRTGVMVGMGQKDAYVGDDSRDCPLPRRRLPLLRERPPRHVPKWRWQLTCCDLPSVESEIETLGRWCIGKVQPI, from the exons ATGGCGTCTTCCTCTCCCGTCCCCGTCGGCCGCGAGCGGAGCGgcccagctgctgctgctgcagagtCAGAGCTGCCCCGAAGCTTCTCGCCTCCCCCTCCCACTTCCCCTTCTCGTCTAGGCTGGAATTccactccaccaccaccgcccgccgcccctcTGCACGCAAGCAGCTTGACTGCTTCAGCACAAGACCCATCCATTCCTTTGAGGATCGCATCGCATCAGATTTCTCAGATCAGATCAACCTCTTCCCTCTCCGGCCGATTCTACTCCATCAAGTCCAGTCCAG CTGATATCACACCCAATATGGCGGCAAATGTCGGGGAATCGACAAGCGGCAGCAACAGTTGTGCTACCTTTTGCAGTTGTGCTACCTTTTGCAAAGTACCTGTAGGAAATGCTGACGGTGAGGATATCCAGCCTCTTATCTGTGACAATGGAACTGGAATGGTCAAG GCTGGGTTGGCCGGTGATGATGCACCAAGGGCTTTTTTCCCTAGCATTGTTGGCCTCCCTTGCCGCACTGGTGTGATGGTAGGGATGGGGCAGAAGGATGCATACGTTGGGGACGACTCCAGGGACTGCCCCCTTCCTCGACGTCGGCTTCCACTGCTGCGAGAACGGCCGCCCCGACACGTCCCCAAGTGGCGCTGGCAGCTGACGTGCTGCGATCTCCCCAG TGTGGAGAGTGAAATCGAAACCCTAGGGAGGTGGTGCATAGGTAAGGTGCAACCAATATAG
- the LOC120706506 gene encoding uncharacterized protein LOC120706506 isoform X4 has translation MASSSPVPVGRERSGPAAAAAESELPRSFSPPPPTSPSRLGWNSTPPPPPAAPLHASSLTASAQDPSIPLRIASHQISQIRSTSSLSGRFYSIKSSPADITPNMAANVGESTSGSNSCATFCSCATFCKVPVGNADGEDIQPLICDNGTGMVKAGLAGDDAPRAFFPSIVGLPCRTGVMVGMGQKDAYVGDDSRDCPLPRRRLPLLRERPPRHVPKWRWQLTCCDLPRWVGSDLLLVASKQLFYYRQALI, from the exons ATGGCGTCTTCCTCTCCCGTCCCCGTCGGCCGCGAGCGGAGCGgcccagctgctgctgctgcagagtCAGAGCTGCCCCGAAGCTTCTCGCCTCCCCCTCCCACTTCCCCTTCTCGTCTAGGCTGGAATTccactccaccaccaccgcccgccgcccctcTGCACGCAAGCAGCTTGACTGCTTCAGCACAAGACCCATCCATTCCTTTGAGGATCGCATCGCATCAGATTTCTCAGATCAGATCAACCTCTTCCCTCTCCGGCCGATTCTACTCCATCAAGTCCAGTCCAG CTGATATCACACCCAATATGGCGGCAAATGTCGGGGAATCGACAAGCGGCAGCAACAGTTGTGCTACCTTTTGCAGTTGTGCTACCTTTTGCAAAGTACCTGTAGGAAATGCTGACGGTGAGGATATCCAGCCTCTTATCTGTGACAATGGAACTGGAATGGTCAAG GCTGGGTTGGCCGGTGATGATGCACCAAGGGCTTTTTTCCCTAGCATTGTTGGCCTCCCTTGCCGCACTGGTGTGATGGTAGGGATGGGGCAGAAGGATGCATACGTTGGGGACGACTCCAGGGACTGCCCCCTTCCTCGACGTCGGCTTCCACTGCTGCGAGAACGGCCGCCCCGACACGTCCCCAAGTGGCGCTGGCAGCTGACGTGCTGCGATCTCCCCAGGTGGGTTGGTTCTGATTTGCTGCTTGTTGCTTCTAAGCAACTTTTTTATTACAGACAGGCATTAATATGA
- the LOC120706506 gene encoding uncharacterized protein LOC120706506 isoform X8 has protein sequence MASSSPVPVGRERSGPAAAAAESELPRSFSPPPPTSPSRLGWNSTPPPPPAAPLHASSLTASAQDPSIPLRIASHQISQIRSTSSLSGRFYSIKSSPADITPNMAANVGESTSGSNSCATFCSCATFCKVPVGNADGEDIQPLICDNGTGMVKAGLAGDDAPRAFFPSIVGLPCRTGVMVGMGQKDAYVGDDSRDCPLPRRRLPLLRERPPRHVPKWRWQLTCCDLPSWSYLLSEVE, from the exons ATGGCGTCTTCCTCTCCCGTCCCCGTCGGCCGCGAGCGGAGCGgcccagctgctgctgctgcagagtCAGAGCTGCCCCGAAGCTTCTCGCCTCCCCCTCCCACTTCCCCTTCTCGTCTAGGCTGGAATTccactccaccaccaccgcccgccgcccctcTGCACGCAAGCAGCTTGACTGCTTCAGCACAAGACCCATCCATTCCTTTGAGGATCGCATCGCATCAGATTTCTCAGATCAGATCAACCTCTTCCCTCTCCGGCCGATTCTACTCCATCAAGTCCAGTCCAG CTGATATCACACCCAATATGGCGGCAAATGTCGGGGAATCGACAAGCGGCAGCAACAGTTGTGCTACCTTTTGCAGTTGTGCTACCTTTTGCAAAGTACCTGTAGGAAATGCTGACGGTGAGGATATCCAGCCTCTTATCTGTGACAATGGAACTGGAATGGTCAAG GCTGGGTTGGCCGGTGATGATGCACCAAGGGCTTTTTTCCCTAGCATTGTTGGCCTCCCTTGCCGCACTGGTGTGATGGTAGGGATGGGGCAGAAGGATGCATACGTTGGGGACGACTCCAGGGACTGCCCCCTTCCTCGACGTCGGCTTCCACTGCTGCGAGAACGGCCGCCCCGACACGTCCCCAAGTGGCGCTGGCAGCTGACGTGCTGCGATCTCCCCAG TTGGTCCTACCTCTTGTCAGAAGTGGAGTGA
- the LOC120706506 gene encoding uncharacterized protein LOC120706506 isoform X7, with translation MASSSPVPVGRERSGPAAAAAESELPRSFSPPPPTSPSRLGWNSTPPPPPAAPLHASSLTASAQDPSIPLRIASHQISQIRSTSSLSGRFYSIKSSPADITPNMAANVGESTSGSNSCATFCSCATFCKVPVGNADGEDIQPLICDNGTGMVKAGLAGDDAPRAFFPSIVGLPCRTGVMVGMGQKDAYVGDDSRDCPLPRRRLPLLRERPPRHVPKWRWQLTCCDLPRRPKLAKYSRVKQINEVS, from the exons ATGGCGTCTTCCTCTCCCGTCCCCGTCGGCCGCGAGCGGAGCGgcccagctgctgctgctgcagagtCAGAGCTGCCCCGAAGCTTCTCGCCTCCCCCTCCCACTTCCCCTTCTCGTCTAGGCTGGAATTccactccaccaccaccgcccgccgcccctcTGCACGCAAGCAGCTTGACTGCTTCAGCACAAGACCCATCCATTCCTTTGAGGATCGCATCGCATCAGATTTCTCAGATCAGATCAACCTCTTCCCTCTCCGGCCGATTCTACTCCATCAAGTCCAGTCCAG CTGATATCACACCCAATATGGCGGCAAATGTCGGGGAATCGACAAGCGGCAGCAACAGTTGTGCTACCTTTTGCAGTTGTGCTACCTTTTGCAAAGTACCTGTAGGAAATGCTGACGGTGAGGATATCCAGCCTCTTATCTGTGACAATGGAACTGGAATGGTCAAG GCTGGGTTGGCCGGTGATGATGCACCAAGGGCTTTTTTCCCTAGCATTGTTGGCCTCCCTTGCCGCACTGGTGTGATGGTAGGGATGGGGCAGAAGGATGCATACGTTGGGGACGACTCCAGGGACTGCCCCCTTCCTCGACGTCGGCTTCCACTGCTGCGAGAACGGCCGCCCCGACACGTCCCCAAGTGGCGCTGGCAGCTGACGTGCTGCGATCTCCCCAG GAGACCAAAATTAGCAAAATACAGTAGAGTCAAGCAGATCAACGAGGTCAGCTAG
- the LOC120710537 gene encoding uclacyanin-2-like, which translates to MSARALTEPSITATGATVSAPRPRRAPPAAAAGSMAATTTAGSSSRAVLPALALAALVLLLAPAAVAAGEETSAPPGPLEFHVGGPRGWRVPDGNTSYGWWATNNRFRVGDRLLFRYANDSVLLVERPAFDACNTTAPLAAFSDGATAFPLDRPGFFCFISGEPGHCEQGQKLVVRVMVHLAAPGPASAPGAPAQPGGGGGRRPRPPGLPGATSGAAAGVAAATGVAVAAALVVLVSLVLMIE; encoded by the exons ATGTCCGCGCGCGCGCTCACCGAGCCATCGATCACGGCGACCGGCGCCACCGTCTCCGCTCCTcgaccgcgccgcgcgccgcctgccgccgccgcaggatcCATGGCCGCGACGACGACCGCCGGCAGCAGCTCCCGCGCGGTCCTCCCCGCGCTGGCCCTCGCCGCCCTCGTCCTGcttctcgcccccgccgccgtcgccgccggcgaggagacctcggcgccgccggggcctcTGGAGTTCCACGTCGGCGGGCCGCGCGGGTGGCGCGTCCCGGACGGCAACACCAGCTACGGCTGGTGGGCCACGAACAACCGCTTCCGCGTCGGCGACCGCCTCC TGTTCAGGTACGCCAACGACTCGGTGCTGCTGGTGGAGCGGCCGGCCTTCGACGCCTGCAACACcacggcgccgctcgccgcgttCAGCGACGGCGCCACCGCGTTCCCCCTCGACCGCCCGGGCTTCTTCTGCTTCATCAGCGGCGAGCCGGGCCACTGCGAGCAGGGCCAGAAGCTCGTCGTGCGCGTCATGGTGCACCTGGCCGCGCCCGGCCCGGCCTCCGCTCCTGGGGCACCGGcgcagccgggcggcggcggcggccgccgccccagGCCGCCGGGATTGCCCGGCGCAACCTCCGGCGCAGCCGCAGGCGTCGCCGCTGCcaccggcgtcgccgtcgcggcggcgctggttgtCCTTGTCAGTCTCGTCCTGATGATCGAGTGA
- the LOC120710539 gene encoding serine/threonine-protein phosphatase 7 long form homolog — MVYDELHRGKILEERTEVLRPLRPRLHKTHTWDDRYAPYLKRAGFLPLAWLVKDGLPGMDNAALTALVDRWRPERHTFHLPAGEMTITLQDVAMLFGLHIDGRAVTGSICPNGWRDRVELLFGVHPPEPPEDKKVKKPTGVTSAWLSDHFGTPPPAHAPEGVVVRFARAWLWQLVAGFLFLDSSGNTISWMWIEIIG, encoded by the exons ATGGTTTATGATGAGCTGCACCGTGGCAAGATACTAGAGGAGCGTACGGAG GTTTTGAGGCCTCTACGTCCCCGCCTTCACAAGACTCACACTTGGGACGATAGGTACGCACCGTACCTTAAACGGGCTGGATTCCTCCCGTTGGCGTGGTTGGTCAAGGATGGGCTCCCCGGGATGGATAATGCAGCTCTGACAGCACTTGTTGACCGATGGAGGCCTGAGAGGCACACATTCCATCTTCCTGCCGGTGAGATGACCATTACACTACAAGATGTGGCTATGCTCTTTGGACTTCATATAGATGGCAGAGCTGTGACCGGGAGCATATGTCCAAATGGATGGAGAGATAGAGTGGAGTTGTTGTTTGGAGTGCACCCACCTGAACCACCAGAAGACAAGAAGGTCAAGAAGCCTACAGGAGTGACGTCAGCATGGTTGTCGGATCATTTTGGTACGCCACCTCCAGCTCATGCTCCTGAAGGGGTGGTTGTTAGGTTCGCCCGAGCGTGGCTATGGCAATTGGTCGCAGGGTTTCTATTCCTGGATTCGAGCGGGAACACAATCTCATGGATGTGGATAGAAATAATTGGTTAG
- the LOC120706506 gene encoding uncharacterized protein LOC120706506 isoform X3 — protein sequence MASSSPVPVGRERSGPAAAAAESELPRSFSPPPPTSPSRLGWNSTPPPPPAAPLHASSLTASAQDPSIPLRIASHQISQIRSTSSLSGRFYSIKSSPADITPNMAANVGESTSGSNSCATFCSCATFCKVPVGNADGEDIQPLICDNGTGMVKAGLAGDDAPRAFFPSIVGLPCRTGVMVGMGQKDAYVGDDSRDCPLPRRRLPLLRERPPRHVPKWRWQLTCCDLPRQIGAIQQAKQCFFIRSGMRVLQRIR from the exons ATGGCGTCTTCCTCTCCCGTCCCCGTCGGCCGCGAGCGGAGCGgcccagctgctgctgctgcagagtCAGAGCTGCCCCGAAGCTTCTCGCCTCCCCCTCCCACTTCCCCTTCTCGTCTAGGCTGGAATTccactccaccaccaccgcccgccgcccctcTGCACGCAAGCAGCTTGACTGCTTCAGCACAAGACCCATCCATTCCTTTGAGGATCGCATCGCATCAGATTTCTCAGATCAGATCAACCTCTTCCCTCTCCGGCCGATTCTACTCCATCAAGTCCAGTCCAG CTGATATCACACCCAATATGGCGGCAAATGTCGGGGAATCGACAAGCGGCAGCAACAGTTGTGCTACCTTTTGCAGTTGTGCTACCTTTTGCAAAGTACCTGTAGGAAATGCTGACGGTGAGGATATCCAGCCTCTTATCTGTGACAATGGAACTGGAATGGTCAAG GCTGGGTTGGCCGGTGATGATGCACCAAGGGCTTTTTTCCCTAGCATTGTTGGCCTCCCTTGCCGCACTGGTGTGATGGTAGGGATGGGGCAGAAGGATGCATACGTTGGGGACGACTCCAGGGACTGCCCCCTTCCTCGACGTCGGCTTCCACTGCTGCGAGAACGGCCGCCCCGACACGTCCCCAAGTGGCGCTGGCAGCTGACGTGCTGCGATCTCCCCAG GCAAATTGGTGCAATACAGCAAGCAAAACAATGTTTTTTCATTCGGAGTGGTATGAGGGTGCTACAAAGGATCAGGTGA
- the LOC120706506 gene encoding uncharacterized protein LOC120706506 isoform X2, giving the protein MASSSPVPVGRERSGPAAAAAESELPRSFSPPPPTSPSRLGWNSTPPPPPAAPLHASSLTASAQDPSIPLRIASHQISQIRSTSSLSGRFYSIKSSPADITPNMAANVGESTSGSNSCATFCSCATFCKVPVGNADGEDIQPLICDNGTGMVKAGLAGDDAPRAFFPSIVGLPCRTGVMVGMGQKDAYVGDDSRDCPLPRRRLPLLRERPPRHVPKWRWQLTCCDLPRQIGAIQQAKQCFFIRSGMRVLQRISVESEIETLGRWCIGKVQPI; this is encoded by the exons ATGGCGTCTTCCTCTCCCGTCCCCGTCGGCCGCGAGCGGAGCGgcccagctgctgctgctgcagagtCAGAGCTGCCCCGAAGCTTCTCGCCTCCCCCTCCCACTTCCCCTTCTCGTCTAGGCTGGAATTccactccaccaccaccgcccgccgcccctcTGCACGCAAGCAGCTTGACTGCTTCAGCACAAGACCCATCCATTCCTTTGAGGATCGCATCGCATCAGATTTCTCAGATCAGATCAACCTCTTCCCTCTCCGGCCGATTCTACTCCATCAAGTCCAGTCCAG CTGATATCACACCCAATATGGCGGCAAATGTCGGGGAATCGACAAGCGGCAGCAACAGTTGTGCTACCTTTTGCAGTTGTGCTACCTTTTGCAAAGTACCTGTAGGAAATGCTGACGGTGAGGATATCCAGCCTCTTATCTGTGACAATGGAACTGGAATGGTCAAG GCTGGGTTGGCCGGTGATGATGCACCAAGGGCTTTTTTCCCTAGCATTGTTGGCCTCCCTTGCCGCACTGGTGTGATGGTAGGGATGGGGCAGAAGGATGCATACGTTGGGGACGACTCCAGGGACTGCCCCCTTCCTCGACGTCGGCTTCCACTGCTGCGAGAACGGCCGCCCCGACACGTCCCCAAGTGGCGCTGGCAGCTGACGTGCTGCGATCTCCCCAG GCAAATTGGTGCAATACAGCAAGCAAAACAATGTTTTTTCATTCGGAGTGGTATGAGGGTGCTACAAAGGATCAG TGTGGAGAGTGAAATCGAAACCCTAGGGAGGTGGTGCATAGGTAAGGTGCAACCAATATAG
- the LOC120706509 gene encoding uncharacterized protein LOC120706509, producing MTQKQTLFKGQSKKKTVPPNRHGKAPHVRKGKRVVKPTKFTKDMDADKELTKFINQCNEIKAANLASKEGGDLNIVKADGDQSKSKK from the exons ATGACGCAGAAGCAGACCCTGTTCAAGGGGCAGAGCAAGAAGAAGACCGTCCCTCCCAACCGCCACGGCAAGGCGCCCCACGTTCGCAAAG GGAAGAGGGTCGTGAAGCCGACCAAGTTCACAAAGGACATGGACGCCGACAAG GAACTCACCAAGTTCATCAACCAGTGCAACGAAATAAAGGCTGCTAATCTTGCTAGCAAAGAAGGCGGAGACCTCAACATAGTGAAGGCGGACGGTGATCAATCTAAATCAAAGAAGTAG
- the LOC120706506 gene encoding uncharacterized protein LOC120706506 isoform X1, whose translation MASSSPVPVGRERSGPAAAAAESELPRSFSPPPPTSPSRLGWNSTPPPPPAAPLHASSLTASAQDPSIPLRIASHQISQIRSTSSLSGRFYSIKSSPADITPNMAANVGESTSGSNSCATFCSCATFCKVPVGNADGEDIQPLICDNGTGMVKAGLAGDDAPRAFFPSIVGLPCRTGVMVGMGQKDAYVGDDSRDCPLPRRRLPLLRERPPRHVPKWRWQLTCCDLPRQIGAIQQAKQCFFIRSGMRVLQRIRCSVESEIETLGRWCIGKVQPI comes from the exons ATGGCGTCTTCCTCTCCCGTCCCCGTCGGCCGCGAGCGGAGCGgcccagctgctgctgctgcagagtCAGAGCTGCCCCGAAGCTTCTCGCCTCCCCCTCCCACTTCCCCTTCTCGTCTAGGCTGGAATTccactccaccaccaccgcccgccgcccctcTGCACGCAAGCAGCTTGACTGCTTCAGCACAAGACCCATCCATTCCTTTGAGGATCGCATCGCATCAGATTTCTCAGATCAGATCAACCTCTTCCCTCTCCGGCCGATTCTACTCCATCAAGTCCAGTCCAG CTGATATCACACCCAATATGGCGGCAAATGTCGGGGAATCGACAAGCGGCAGCAACAGTTGTGCTACCTTTTGCAGTTGTGCTACCTTTTGCAAAGTACCTGTAGGAAATGCTGACGGTGAGGATATCCAGCCTCTTATCTGTGACAATGGAACTGGAATGGTCAAG GCTGGGTTGGCCGGTGATGATGCACCAAGGGCTTTTTTCCCTAGCATTGTTGGCCTCCCTTGCCGCACTGGTGTGATGGTAGGGATGGGGCAGAAGGATGCATACGTTGGGGACGACTCCAGGGACTGCCCCCTTCCTCGACGTCGGCTTCCACTGCTGCGAGAACGGCCGCCCCGACACGTCCCCAAGTGGCGCTGGCAGCTGACGTGCTGCGATCTCCCCAG GCAAATTGGTGCAATACAGCAAGCAAAACAATGTTTTTTCATTCGGAGTGGTATGAGGGTGCTACAAAGGATCAG ATGCAGTGTGGAGAGTGAAATCGAAACCCTAGGGAGGTGGTGCATAGGTAAGGTGCAACCAATATAG
- the LOC120706508 gene encoding hydroxyproline O-arabinosyltransferase RDN2-like produces the protein MNAAARKAAAAGGGGMGRAPALVLALVAAGAFLISYNFFAMLLRGGGAGAGAAAGARDPVVAMPAWMREAAGREARRRPFHVALTATDAAYSRWQCRVMYYWYKRMQAQPGGEAMGGFTRVLHSGKPDGLMDEIPTFVVDPLPAGKDHGYVVLNRPWAFVQWLQKAKIEEEYILMAEPDHIFVKPLPNLANDNEPAAFPFFYITPSEHEKIIRKYYPKERGPVTDIDPIGNSPVIIKKTLLEKIAPTWMNVSIQMKEDEETDKTFGWVLEMYAYAVASALHGVQHILRKDFMIQPPFDTKLGNTFIIHFTYGCDYSLKGELTYGKIGEWRFDKRSFQNGPPPRNLTLPPPGVPESVVTLVKKVNEASANLPRWDDGI, from the exons ATGAACGCGGCGGCGCGaaaggccgctgccgccggcggcggcggcatggggcgcgcgccggcgcttgtgctggcgctggtggcggcgggggcgtTCCTGATCTCCTACAACTTCTTCGCCAtgctgctccgcggcggcggagccggcgccggcgcggccgcgggggcgAGGGACCCGGTGGTGGCGATGCCGGCGTGGATGCGCGAGGCGGCCGGCcgcgaggcgcggcggcgcccgttcCACGTGGCGCTCACGGCCACGGACGCGGCCTACAGCCGGTGGCAGTGCCGGGTCATGTACTACTGGTACAAGCGGATGCAGGCGCAGCCGGGAGGGGAGGCCATGGGCGGCTTCACGCGCGTGCTGCACTCGGGGAAGCCCGACGGGCTCATGGACGAGATCCCCACCTTCGTCGTCGACCCGCTGCCCGCCGGCAAGGACCAC GGATATGTGGTCCTGAATAGGCCATGGGCATTTGTGCAGTGGCTTCAGAAAGCAAAAATTGAAGAAGA GTATATACTAATGGCAGAACCAGATCATATATTTGTCAAACCTTTACCAAATTTGGCCAATGACAACGAGCCAGCGGCATTCCCCTTCTTTTACATTACACCATCAGAACATGAAAAAATTATCAGGAAATACTATCCTAAAGAAAGAGGTCCTGTCACAGATATCGATCCTATTGGGAATTCTCCTGTAATCATTAAGAAG ACGCTGCTTGAGAAGATTGCCCCAACATGGATGAATGTGTCGATACAAATGAAAGAGGATGAGGAGACAGATAAAACATTTGGTTGGGTCTTGGAAAT GTACGCATATGCTGTTGCCAGCGCATTGCATGGGGTTCAGCATATCCTTCGCAAAGACTTCATGATTCAG CCGCCGTTTGACACGAAGCTTGGAAACACATTTATCATCCATTTCACTTATGGATGTGATTATTCACTCAAG GGTGAACTGACCTATGGAAAAATTGGTGAATGGCGATTTGACAAACGGTCATTCCAAAATGGGCCACCACCAAGGAATCTGACGTTGCCCCCTCCTGGAGTCCCAGAAAGTGTG GTTACACTAGTAAAAAAGGTCAATGAAGCTAGCGCAAACCTTCCTCGCTGGGATGATGGAATATAA
- the LOC120706506 gene encoding uncharacterized protein LOC120706506 isoform X5: protein MASSSPVPVGRERSGPAAAAAESELPRSFSPPPPTSPSRLGWNSTPPPPPAAPLHASSLTASAQDPSIPLRIASHQISQIRSTSSLSGRFYSIKSSPADITPNMAANVGESTSGSNSCATFCSCATFCKVPVGNADGEDIQPLICDNGTGMVKAGLAGDDAPRAFFPSIVGLPCRTGVMVGMGQKDAYVGDDSRDCPLPRRRLPLLRERPPRHVPKWRWQLTCCDLPRCSVESEIETLGRWCIGKVQPI, encoded by the exons ATGGCGTCTTCCTCTCCCGTCCCCGTCGGCCGCGAGCGGAGCGgcccagctgctgctgctgcagagtCAGAGCTGCCCCGAAGCTTCTCGCCTCCCCCTCCCACTTCCCCTTCTCGTCTAGGCTGGAATTccactccaccaccaccgcccgccgcccctcTGCACGCAAGCAGCTTGACTGCTTCAGCACAAGACCCATCCATTCCTTTGAGGATCGCATCGCATCAGATTTCTCAGATCAGATCAACCTCTTCCCTCTCCGGCCGATTCTACTCCATCAAGTCCAGTCCAG CTGATATCACACCCAATATGGCGGCAAATGTCGGGGAATCGACAAGCGGCAGCAACAGTTGTGCTACCTTTTGCAGTTGTGCTACCTTTTGCAAAGTACCTGTAGGAAATGCTGACGGTGAGGATATCCAGCCTCTTATCTGTGACAATGGAACTGGAATGGTCAAG GCTGGGTTGGCCGGTGATGATGCACCAAGGGCTTTTTTCCCTAGCATTGTTGGCCTCCCTTGCCGCACTGGTGTGATGGTAGGGATGGGGCAGAAGGATGCATACGTTGGGGACGACTCCAGGGACTGCCCCCTTCCTCGACGTCGGCTTCCACTGCTGCGAGAACGGCCGCCCCGACACGTCCCCAAGTGGCGCTGGCAGCTGACGTGCTGCGATCTCCCCAG ATGCAGTGTGGAGAGTGAAATCGAAACCCTAGGGAGGTGGTGCATAGGTAAGGTGCAACCAATATAG
- the LOC120706506 gene encoding uncharacterized protein LOC120706506 isoform X9, whose translation MQEQGPMNYVCLFDSLQLGGTNHADITPNMAANVGESTSGSNSCATFCSCATFCKVPVGNADGEDIQPLICDNGTGMVKAGLAGDDAPRAFFPSIVGLPCRTGVMVGMGQKDAYVGDDSRDCPLPRRRLPLLRERPPRHVPKWRWQLTCCDLPRQIGAIQQAKQCFFIRSGMRVLQRIRCSVESEIETLGRWCIGKVQPI comes from the exons ATGCAGGAGCAGGGTCCAATGAATTATGTCTGTCTGTTTGATTCTCTTCAGTTGGGAGGGACTAATCATG CTGATATCACACCCAATATGGCGGCAAATGTCGGGGAATCGACAAGCGGCAGCAACAGTTGTGCTACCTTTTGCAGTTGTGCTACCTTTTGCAAAGTACCTGTAGGAAATGCTGACGGTGAGGATATCCAGCCTCTTATCTGTGACAATGGAACTGGAATGGTCAAG GCTGGGTTGGCCGGTGATGATGCACCAAGGGCTTTTTTCCCTAGCATTGTTGGCCTCCCTTGCCGCACTGGTGTGATGGTAGGGATGGGGCAGAAGGATGCATACGTTGGGGACGACTCCAGGGACTGCCCCCTTCCTCGACGTCGGCTTCCACTGCTGCGAGAACGGCCGCCCCGACACGTCCCCAAGTGGCGCTGGCAGCTGACGTGCTGCGATCTCCCCAG GCAAATTGGTGCAATACAGCAAGCAAAACAATGTTTTTTCATTCGGAGTGGTATGAGGGTGCTACAAAGGATCAG ATGCAGTGTGGAGAGTGAAATCGAAACCCTAGGGAGGTGGTGCATAGGTAAGGTGCAACCAATATAG